The following are encoded together in the Helicobacteraceae bacterium genome:
- a CDS encoding OmpA family protein: MRNNAQNDDALAASAEKSAERFSPEKTIAKEARERELRWKDLPPPVSDPELIELRRRLFEREIFIIDKLKQTLDGGRFSAGEMMKIISDSIVARAGKDERFSYAMSPLVEQIVSKSMKMRQNEFVDLLFPLMGPSIRKSIAENLRTALNNFSKSLENSLSWRGIRWRIEAWRAGKSFSDVVLLHTVVYSVDQIFFVHSKTGLALAHIFRDGVENQEADMVSAMLTAINDFARDCFKGDAHDHLESLNMGARTIVIEKQNEAYLACVVRGTPSAEFRARIRDALDRLTIEYVAQLSEFNGDLTPFQHATRFLYPLLEARYVKEHKPLPTWGKAIAIAVLIGLFAALSFIYGRHLILDNHISNAIQSLTKEPGVLVIARDEIDGGKTRLRLLLDDLARKPEETIANNPAAARIEIVYTPFVSLEPEIVKKRVGSLLNAPREVTMSFEDGAVTLKGAAPLEWINYAKRVLREVPGVKSANLDGLSDPYMQQITKLIEAIEAIGIEFPVGKSDPIKEDAPKLQKAVDMLVELESAAGKVGLTPSLVVYGHADATGTAKYNYEISRARAAAIAAELYKKGSAIPVETYGMGSKYPKNEEAKYDQASRRIEMRVRLLQSTAAY, translated from the coding sequence ATGAGAAATAACGCTCAAAACGACGACGCGCTCGCCGCGTCCGCCGAAAAAAGCGCGGAGCGGTTTTCTCCGGAAAAGACGATCGCCAAAGAGGCGAGAGAGCGTGAGTTACGCTGGAAGGATCTGCCGCCGCCCGTAAGCGATCCGGAACTTATAGAGCTAAGAAGGCGGCTGTTTGAACGCGAGATTTTTATAATCGACAAACTTAAGCAAACGCTTGACGGCGGGCGTTTCAGCGCGGGCGAAATGATGAAGATAATATCCGATTCTATCGTCGCGCGCGCGGGCAAGGACGAAAGATTTTCCTACGCGATGTCTCCGCTAGTGGAGCAAATTGTCTCCAAGTCGATGAAAATGCGTCAAAACGAGTTTGTCGATCTGCTGTTTCCGCTGATGGGTCCTTCCATTAGAAAATCGATCGCCGAAAATCTGCGAACGGCGCTAAACAATTTCTCAAAAAGTCTTGAAAACTCGCTCTCATGGCGCGGAATCCGCTGGCGCATAGAGGCTTGGCGCGCCGGCAAAAGTTTTAGCGACGTCGTTTTACTCCACACGGTCGTCTATAGCGTGGATCAGATCTTTTTTGTGCATAGCAAAACGGGACTGGCGCTAGCGCATATATTCAGGGACGGCGTGGAAAACCAAGAGGCGGATATGGTCAGCGCGATGCTTACCGCCATCAACGACTTTGCGCGCGACTGTTTCAAAGGCGACGCGCACGATCATTTAGAGTCGCTTAACATGGGCGCTCGCACGATTGTTATAGAAAAGCAAAACGAGGCTTATTTGGCGTGCGTCGTTCGCGGAACGCCAAGCGCCGAGTTTCGCGCGCGCATTCGCGACGCGCTCGATCGCCTAACGATCGAATACGTCGCGCAGTTATCGGAGTTTAACGGCGATTTAACGCCGTTTCAGCACGCGACGAGGTTTTTGTATCCGCTTTTGGAGGCGCGCTACGTAAAAGAGCATAAGCCTTTGCCCACGTGGGGCAAAGCGATCGCGATCGCGGTTTTGATCGGTCTGTTCGCCGCTCTTAGCTTTATATACGGGCGGCATTTGATACTAGACAACCACATATCGAACGCGATCCAATCGCTGACCAAAGAGCCGGGCGTTTTGGTAATCGCGCGAGATGAAATAGACGGCGGCAAAACTCGTTTGCGACTTTTGTTGGACGATCTCGCTAGAAAACCCGAAGAGACAATCGCCAACAATCCCGCGGCGGCGCGTATAGAGATAGTCTATACGCCGTTTGTCTCGCTTGAGCCGGAGATTGTGAAAAAGCGAGTCGGTTCGCTGCTAAACGCGCCGCGCGAGGTAACGATGAGTTTTGAAGACGGCGCGGTAACTCTGAAAGGCGCCGCGCCGCTAGAGTGGATAAACTACGCTAAGCGGGTTTTGCGAGAGGTTCCGGGCGTAAAGAGCGCCAATTTAGACGGACTAAGCGATCCGTATATGCAACAGATTACCAAGCTGATTGAGGCGATCGAAGCGATTGGAATTGAGTTTCCGGTGGGAAAATCCGATCCAATTAAAGAGGACGCGCCAAAACTGCAAAAAGCGGTGGATATGCTTGTCGAGCTAGAGAGCGCCGCCGGCAAAGTCGGGCTAACCCCAAGCCTCGTCGTATATGGGCACGCGGACGCGACGGGAACGGCGAAATACAACTACGAGATCAGCCGCGCGCGAGCCGCCGCGATCGCCGCCGAGCTTTACAAAAAAGGGAGCGCGATTCCCGTCGAGACGTATGGCATGGGTTCAAAGTATCCAAAAAACGAAGAGGCAAAATACGATCAAGCAAGCAGACGAATAGAGATGCGAGTGCGCCTGTTGCAATCGACCGCCGCGTATTAA
- a CDS encoding GTP-binding protein yields MISKKICMLGAFSVGKTSLVGQYVHSIFNDRYLSTIGVKISKKELSCALSPPVTLVIWDLEGKDIYTNINASHLRGASGFFVIADGTRSETLGEALTIRDLALNIIGESAPNYLLINKSDICDKWEIADRQIEEISLDGVKVIKTSAKTGDSVNAAFELLSRDMLLAANISEGTS; encoded by the coding sequence ATGATAAGCAAAAAAATCTGTATGTTAGGCGCTTTTTCCGTCGGCAAAACGTCGCTGGTGGGGCAATATGTTCACTCCATATTCAACGATCGGTATCTATCTACGATCGGCGTAAAGATCAGCAAAAAAGAGCTTTCTTGCGCCTTGTCGCCCCCCGTGACGCTTGTGATATGGGATTTGGAAGGCAAGGATATATACACAAACATAAACGCGTCGCATCTGCGCGGCGCGTCCGGCTTTTTCGTAATAGCCGACGGAACGAGAAGCGAAACGCTGGGCGAGGCGCTAACCATTCGCGATCTCGCGCTCAATATTATCGGCGAAAGCGCCCCAAATTATCTGCTTATCAACAAATCGGATATATGCGATAAGTGGGAGATCGCCGATCGGCAAATAGAGGAAATCTCGCTAGACGGCGTTAAGGTTATCAAGACCAGCGCCAAAACGGGCGATTCGGTAAACGCGGCGTTCGAGTTACTTTCGCGCGATATGTTGCTTGCCGCAAACATATCGGAG